A portion of the Krasilnikovia cinnamomea genome contains these proteins:
- a CDS encoding methyltransferase family protein, with product MDAHADYGLWPLVFINTALFVAFAASFFHPRTGRDWRAMGAFTAFLVALFTEMYGIPLTVYLLSGWLGSKVPALQATHSGGHLFNDLIGWTGDPHLSPFHLASYAFIGGGFWLIAAAWRVLHDAAQHDRLATTGAYQWVRHPQYDGFLLIMIGFLLQWPTIPTLVLFPVLAMVYTRLARAEEREVAARFGAAWADYAARTPGFLPRLRRTPPAGHDGGPGESVGGLAPRRPR from the coding sequence ATGGACGCCCACGCCGACTACGGCCTCTGGCCCTTGGTGTTCATCAACACGGCCCTGTTCGTGGCGTTCGCGGCCAGCTTCTTCCATCCGCGGACGGGCCGGGACTGGCGGGCGATGGGTGCGTTCACCGCGTTCCTGGTCGCGCTGTTCACGGAGATGTACGGCATCCCCCTCACGGTGTACCTGCTGTCGGGCTGGCTGGGGTCGAAGGTGCCGGCGTTGCAGGCCACGCACTCCGGCGGGCACCTGTTCAACGACCTGATCGGGTGGACCGGCGACCCGCACCTGTCGCCGTTCCACCTGGCCAGCTACGCGTTCATCGGCGGCGGGTTCTGGCTGATCGCCGCCGCGTGGCGGGTGCTGCACGACGCCGCCCAGCACGACAGGCTGGCCACCACCGGCGCCTACCAGTGGGTACGCCACCCCCAGTACGACGGATTCCTGCTCATCATGATCGGATTCCTGCTGCAGTGGCCGACCATCCCGACCCTGGTCCTCTTCCCCGTCCTGGCCATGGTGTACACCCGGCTGGCCCGGGCCGAGGAGCGGGAGGTGGCCGCCCGGTTCGGCGCCGCCTGGGCCGATTACGCCGCCCGTACCCCCGGTTTCCTGCCTCGGCTGCGGCGCACGCCGCCGGCCGGCCACGACGGCGGACCCGGTGAATCCGTCGGCGGACTTGCCCCGCGGAGACCGCGGTGA
- a CDS encoding ABC transporter permease, producing MSAAPTAATRPGPQPNRRARGGRRPAVPVGRRLVLAEPRRLAAGALAVGLALMLVLLFQGLWAGVQAQVTVYEDRTGADLFVLGPGATNLFAEGSTLPASTVDTVRAVPGTSWAAPVRSGFSVLDMHGTKVAVTLIGSVPGQPGGPWAIARGRAARADDEAVIDASLAAAHHLRIGDTLPVQGRMLRVVGLTTGPGSFMIGMVFVSHDAANALLSTPGTTSVVLVGTTDPAGVRARLAAAGQHVLDKAQVRHADLTLATRIYGQPLRLMVASAIAAGTLIIGFVTYTGVVERRRQYGLLKALGAGRTAMVRLAFAHALALGLLGTVAGSGLVYAVRALLAWWRPQFPVILTPAAFGYATAAGLAMAIVAGLLPATRLARLDPATAFRSA from the coding sequence GTGAGCGCCGCGCCGACAGCCGCGACCCGGCCGGGCCCGCAGCCGAACCGCCGGGCCCGGGGTGGGCGCCGACCGGCAGTCCCGGTGGGCCGGCGGCTGGTGCTGGCCGAGCCGCGCCGGCTCGCGGCCGGGGCACTCGCGGTGGGCTTGGCCCTGATGCTGGTCCTGCTGTTTCAGGGGCTGTGGGCCGGCGTGCAGGCCCAGGTCACCGTGTACGAGGACCGGACTGGTGCCGACCTGTTCGTTCTCGGACCCGGCGCCACCAACCTGTTCGCCGAGGGCAGCACCCTCCCGGCATCCACCGTGGACACGGTGCGCGCGGTCCCGGGCACCAGCTGGGCGGCGCCGGTGCGCAGCGGGTTCAGCGTCCTGGACATGCACGGCACGAAGGTTGCCGTGACCCTCATCGGATCAGTGCCCGGCCAGCCGGGCGGGCCGTGGGCCATCGCCCGCGGCCGCGCCGCCCGGGCCGACGACGAGGCGGTCATCGACGCCTCCCTGGCCGCCGCGCACCACCTGCGCATCGGCGACACGCTGCCGGTCCAGGGCCGCATGCTGCGCGTCGTCGGACTGACCACCGGCCCCGGTTCGTTCATGATCGGCATGGTGTTCGTGTCCCACGACGCCGCCAACGCCCTGCTCTCCACCCCGGGCACCACCAGCGTCGTGCTGGTCGGCACCACCGATCCGGCCGGCGTACGGGCCAGGCTGGCCGCCGCCGGCCAGCACGTACTCGACAAGGCCCAGGTCCGCCACGCCGACCTCACTCTCGCCACCCGCATCTACGGGCAGCCGCTGCGGCTCATGGTCGCCTCCGCCATCGCCGCCGGGACTCTGATCATCGGGTTCGTGACCTACACCGGCGTGGTCGAACGCCGCCGCCAGTACGGCCTGCTCAAGGCGCTGGGCGCCGGCAGGACGGCGATGGTGCGGCTGGCGTTCGCCCACGCCCTGGCCCTGGGCCTGCTCGGCACCGTGGCGGGCAGCGGCCTGGTGTACGCCGTGCGGGCGCTGCTGGCCTGGTGGCGACCCCAGTTCCCGGTCATCCTGACCCCGGCCGCGTTCGGCTACGCCACCGCCGCGGGCCTGGCCATGGCCATCGTCGCCGGGCTGCTGCCCGCGACCCGACTGGCCCGCCTCGACCCCGCCACCGCGTTCCGGAGCGCATGA
- a CDS encoding ABC transporter permease — MAARTVPLGRRNLTEDTRRAALSIGGVAVALLLVLILDGIFAGAIGQVTAYLRTLPAGLVVSQQGVRTMHMSSSALPPGTTDRAAAVPGVAWVAPIWYASGVVAADTGRQLSYVIGYEAATGRGGPTRLVAGRAPGDGEVALDELGADQIGVGLGATVTVLGAPHTVVGLSTGQTSITNTLAFVTAADFTRLAPRPPSYLLVRAQPGVAQAALAARLAAALPATTVQTRDEFVASEARIVTDMSAAIMQIMALLGLLVALAVVVLSVYALTLFKLREYGVVAALGATGWRLARTVTAQAVWTTAGGLATATGLALLLGAAISRVAPQISIAVTAPSVGRLGAAALAASLAGALLPIYRLARLDPAVAFRRQS; from the coding sequence ATGGCTGCCCGCACGGTCCCGCTCGGACGGCGCAACCTCACCGAGGACACCCGCCGCGCCGCCCTGTCCATCGGCGGCGTCGCGGTGGCCCTGCTGCTGGTGCTCATCCTCGACGGCATCTTCGCCGGCGCCATCGGCCAGGTCACCGCCTACCTGCGCACCCTGCCCGCCGGCCTGGTCGTCTCCCAGCAGGGCGTACGCACCATGCACATGTCCTCCTCCGCCCTGCCGCCCGGCACCACCGACCGCGCCGCCGCCGTGCCCGGGGTGGCCTGGGTCGCGCCGATCTGGTACGCCAGCGGCGTCGTCGCCGCCGACACCGGCCGCCAACTCAGCTACGTCATCGGCTACGAGGCGGCCACCGGCCGCGGCGGACCCACCCGGCTGGTCGCCGGCCGCGCCCCCGGCGACGGCGAGGTCGCCCTCGACGAACTCGGCGCCGACCAGATCGGCGTCGGCCTCGGCGCCACCGTGACCGTGCTCGGCGCCCCACACACCGTCGTCGGCCTGTCCACCGGGCAGACCTCCATCACCAACACCCTGGCCTTCGTGACCGCCGCCGACTTCACCCGGCTCGCCCCACGCCCGCCCAGCTACCTGCTCGTCCGCGCGCAGCCCGGCGTCGCGCAAGCCGCGCTGGCCGCCCGGCTGGCCGCGGCGCTGCCCGCCACCACGGTGCAGACCCGCGACGAGTTCGTCGCCTCCGAAGCTCGGATCGTCACCGACATGAGCGCCGCCATCATGCAGATCATGGCCCTGCTCGGCCTGCTCGTCGCGCTCGCCGTCGTCGTGCTCAGCGTGTACGCACTGACCCTGTTCAAACTGCGCGAGTACGGCGTCGTCGCCGCGCTGGGCGCCACCGGATGGCGGCTGGCCCGCACCGTCACCGCCCAGGCGGTGTGGACCACCGCCGGCGGCCTGGCCACCGCGACCGGACTGGCCCTGCTCCTCGGCGCCGCCATCAGCCGCGTCGCGCCACAGATCTCCATCGCGGTCACCGCGCCCAGCGTGGGCCGCCTCGGCGCCGCCGCGCTGGCCGCCAGCCTCGCCGGCGCGTTGCTGCCCATCTACCGGCTGGCCCGGCTCGATCCCGCCGTAGCGTTCCGGAGGCAGTCATGA
- a CDS encoding ATP-binding cassette domain-containing protein — MTASTASDTTTGTVDPGAAGVRVRGLTKVFGTGDTAVRAVDGVDLDAAPGEVVLVMGPSGSGKTTLLLMLGALLRPTAGTVILNGVDVTTAADRQLPRLRARHIGFVFQDFNLLSALTVAENVELACNLAGTRGTAAHHRAADLLDRFDLSHRIRFKPHQLSGGEKQRVALARALANNPAIVLADEPTANLDSSHGLQVARLLRQLATTDQRAIIVVSHDERLRPFADRVLWLEDGHFRHLDQMPVDPVCGVPVPAGGPHLTHDGHDIWFCADGCRDQYLTNPDRYPLAPAPPTSGSR; from the coding sequence ATGACCGCCAGCACCGCATCCGACACGACCACCGGCACGGTCGACCCGGGCGCCGCAGGGGTCCGCGTGCGCGGCCTGACCAAGGTGTTCGGCACCGGCGACACCGCCGTCCGCGCGGTCGACGGCGTCGACCTCGACGCCGCCCCCGGCGAGGTCGTCCTCGTCATGGGTCCCTCCGGCAGCGGCAAGACCACCCTGCTGCTCATGCTCGGCGCCCTGCTGCGCCCGACCGCCGGCACGGTCATCCTCAACGGCGTCGACGTCACCACCGCCGCCGACCGGCAGCTACCGCGACTGCGGGCCCGGCACATCGGCTTCGTCTTCCAGGACTTCAACCTGCTCTCCGCCCTGACCGTCGCCGAAAACGTCGAACTCGCCTGCAACCTTGCCGGCACCCGCGGCACCGCCGCGCACCACCGCGCCGCCGACCTGCTCGACCGGTTCGACCTCAGCCACCGGATCCGGTTCAAACCCCACCAGCTCTCCGGCGGCGAGAAACAACGCGTCGCCCTCGCCCGCGCCCTGGCCAACAACCCGGCCATCGTGCTGGCCGACGAGCCCACCGCCAACCTCGACTCCTCCCACGGCCTGCAGGTCGCCCGGCTCCTGCGCCAACTGGCCACCACCGACCAGCGCGCCATCATCGTGGTCAGCCACGACGAACGACTCCGCCCGTTCGCCGACCGCGTCCTGTGGCTCGAAGACGGCCACTTCCGCCACCTCGACCAGATGCCCGTCGACCCGGTCTGCGGCGTGCCCGTCCCCGCCGGCGGACCCCACCTCACCCACGACGGACACGACATCTGGTTCTGCGCCGACGGCTGCCGCGACCAGTACCTCACCAACCCCGACCGGTACCCCCTCGCACCGGCACCCCCCACATCCGGGAGCCGGTGA
- a CDS encoding metal-sensing transcriptional repressor, giving the protein MTATTSARRSSSTRPHRETTGRLRTTNRQAACVPAMDQDGRHCSDMLDQVAAARDAVPRLIREDHMHTPIRQAVADGDAEAKRDEPSTAVSQHVRSR; this is encoded by the coding sequence ATGACCGCCACGACGTCGGCGCGGCGCAGCTCCAGCACGCGCCCTCACCGGGAGACGACCGGTCGGCTGCGCACGACCAACCGCCAGGCGGCCTGCGTGCCGGCCATGGACCAGGACGGCCGGCACTGCAGCGACATGCTCGACCAGGTCGCGGCGGCGCGGGACGCCGTGCCGCGGCTGATTCGCGAAGACCACATGCACACACCCATACGGCAGGCGGTCGCAGACGGCGACGCCGAGGCGAAGCGGGACGAGCCGAGCACGGCGGTGAGCCAGCATGTGCGCAGCCGGTAA
- a CDS encoding metal-sensitive transcriptional regulator, with protein MTGVQATAVPGYSERRPDLLRRLHKVEGQVRGIARMVDDDRYCIDVLTQVSAATRALQEVALGLLDDHLHHCVVDAARSSTAEGEAKLGELSETLRRAMRL; from the coding sequence GTGACCGGGGTTCAGGCGACGGCGGTGCCCGGCTATTCGGAGCGACGGCCGGATCTGCTGCGGCGGCTCCACAAGGTCGAGGGACAAGTGCGGGGCATCGCCCGCATGGTCGACGACGACAGGTACTGCATCGACGTGCTCACCCAGGTCAGCGCCGCCACGAGGGCCCTGCAGGAGGTCGCCCTCGGCCTGCTCGACGACCACCTGCACCACTGTGTGGTCGACGCGGCCCGCTCCAGCACTGCGGAGGGCGAGGCCAAGCTCGGCGAACTGTCCGAGACGCTACGCCGCGCGATGCGCCTCTGA
- a CDS encoding class I SAM-dependent methyltransferase translates to MRDVPRRPATVAYDRVAAVYDWYTTPMETLGGRQARRRLFARARGRVLELGVGTGLNLSAYPPAVAVTGVDISAG, encoded by the coding sequence GTGCGTGACGTTCCTCGCCGGCCGGCCACGGTCGCCTACGACCGGGTCGCCGCGGTCTACGACTGGTACACCACCCCGATGGAGACGCTCGGCGGCCGGCAGGCCCGCCGCCGCCTGTTCGCCCGCGCGCGCGGCCGGGTGCTCGAACTCGGCGTCGGCACCGGGCTCAACCTGTCCGCGTACCCGCCCGCCGTGGCCGTGACCGGCGTCGACATCTCGGCCGGATGA
- a CDS encoding class I SAM-dependent methyltransferase, producing the protein MGSTARLVVADIEALPFPDASFDTVTAACVFCSVADPVRGLREASRVVRPGGQLLLYEHVRPDNRVAGRLTDLVSPLTRRLFGPELNRRTESHAQAAGLRLVEVRRRGIWREIVAVPSGVHSNPTG; encoded by the coding sequence ATGGGGTCAACGGCTCGGCTGGTGGTCGCGGACATCGAGGCCCTGCCGTTTCCCGACGCCAGCTTCGACACCGTCACCGCCGCGTGCGTGTTCTGCTCGGTCGCCGACCCGGTCCGCGGACTGCGCGAGGCCTCACGGGTCGTGCGCCCCGGCGGACAACTGCTGCTCTACGAACATGTCCGTCCGGACAACCGGGTCGCCGGCAGGCTCACCGACCTGGTCAGCCCGCTGACCCGCCGGCTGTTCGGCCCGGAACTCAACCGGCGCACCGAATCTCACGCACAGGCCGCCGGGCTGCGACTGGTCGAGGTGCGCCGTCGCGGCATCTGGCGTGAGATCGTCGCCGTGCCGAGCGGCGTGCACAGCAACCCAACCGGGTAG
- a CDS encoding CAP domain-containing protein — translation MAVVSFTAWHQSSQGAATVGSQGCDNGRRAIGWCLGDGHDDVHGACPGRPVSTARLQSQLVTYPNNTRVRAGCKPIRVDSRLLLAFRGHGAYQAHTRKMSHIGAGGSSFVDRGKRAGHTYPMSENLAYGYRTPSETMKAWMKSPGHRANTVDCRAKSFAVGVVYANNGTPYYTQMFGGT, via the coding sequence ATGGCCGTGGTCAGTTTCACCGCCTGGCACCAGTCGTCACAGGGCGCTGCCACTGTCGGCAGCCAAGGTTGTGACAACGGTCGGCGTGCTATTGGCTGGTGCCTCGGTGACGGCCACGACGATGTCCACGGCGCCTGCCCAGGCCGCCCCGTCTCCACCGCCAGGCTGCAGTCGCAGCTGGTGACCTACCCCAACAACACTCGGGTCCGAGCCGGCTGCAAGCCCATCCGCGTCGACTCCCGGCTACTGCTGGCCTTCCGCGGCCACGGCGCCTACCAGGCCCACACCAGGAAGATGAGCCACATCGGGGCGGGCGGTTCCAGCTTCGTAGACCGCGGCAAGCGCGCCGGCCATACCTATCCGATGAGCGAGAACCTCGCCTACGGCTACCGCACCCCCTCCGAGACGATGAAGGCGTGGATGAAGAGCCCCGGGCATCGCGCGAACACCGTGGACTGCCGCGCCAAGTCATTCGCCGTCGGCGTGGTCTACGCCAACAACGGCACTCCGTACTACACCCAGATGTTCGGTGGGACCTGA
- a CDS encoding recombinase family protein — MNPTLDLPDGDVLGLWAATRTRRVCHHGRMLESGLRFAFYGRVSTQEYQDPVSSRRWQLDFAAELVAGRGPVVAQYFDVGYSREIAWTDRPEAARLLAAIIDPDRGFDAIVVGEYARAFHGSQAIHLAPLLHAHGVQLWLPEVDGPVDLTHPTHQALLMLLGAQAKQEVQRARFRTTAAMQAQAREQGRHLGGRPPYGYRLVDAGPHPNSAHAAWGRRLHRLAPDPETAPWVRWIFTRRLEGHSIARIARMLNETGVPCPSAVDRDRNPHRPGEAWHLRTVATILANPRYTGRQVWNRQRTHPRRTDDVVPGVTGLRKLTPSRQWAISDKAAHEALVSESDFVAVQAVSARRRPPDGARRSYLLVGLLRCGTCGRSMESQLSHGNPAYRCRHGRTSAHPTSTRQEPNLYLREDIILARIFVQLHTVTSRDAAILEKIAGLQQNPNAAGLVSFLRAHNLTIECRTTNISLEPDHERSIIIRPASHSPERQVRIPRQRGQQQTQKLGIVNN, encoded by the coding sequence GTGAACCCGACGCTCGATCTGCCTGACGGCGATGTCCTTGGCCTGTGGGCCGCCACCCGGACGCGGCGGGTCTGCCACCACGGGCGGATGCTCGAATCCGGGTTGCGGTTCGCGTTCTACGGCCGCGTGTCCACCCAGGAATATCAGGATCCGGTGTCCTCGCGGCGATGGCAGCTCGACTTCGCCGCCGAACTGGTAGCAGGGCGCGGCCCGGTCGTGGCCCAGTACTTCGACGTCGGCTACTCCCGCGAAATCGCCTGGACCGACCGGCCCGAAGCCGCCCGGCTCCTGGCCGCGATCATCGACCCCGACCGCGGATTCGACGCGATCGTGGTCGGCGAGTACGCGCGGGCGTTCCACGGCAGCCAAGCCATCCACCTCGCGCCGCTGCTCCACGCGCACGGCGTGCAGCTGTGGCTCCCCGAGGTCGACGGCCCCGTTGACCTGACCCATCCAACACACCAGGCCTTGCTGATGCTGCTCGGCGCGCAAGCCAAACAGGAGGTCCAACGGGCCCGGTTCCGCACCACCGCAGCTATGCAGGCCCAAGCCCGCGAGCAGGGCCGCCACCTCGGCGGACGGCCACCCTACGGATACCGCCTCGTCGACGCCGGCCCCCACCCCAACTCCGCGCACGCGGCCTGGGGCCGGCGCCTACACCGCCTGGCACCAGACCCGGAAACCGCGCCGTGGGTGAGGTGGATCTTCACACGAAGGTTGGAGGGACACAGCATCGCAAGGATCGCCCGAATGCTCAACGAGACGGGCGTGCCGTGCCCGTCCGCGGTCGACCGCGACCGCAACCCGCACCGCCCCGGCGAGGCCTGGCACCTTCGCACCGTGGCCACGATCCTGGCCAACCCCCGCTACACCGGCCGTCAGGTCTGGAACCGCCAGCGAACCCACCCGCGGCGCACCGATGACGTTGTGCCCGGCGTGACCGGATTGCGGAAGCTAACCCCGTCACGGCAGTGGGCGATCTCCGACAAGGCGGCACACGAGGCGCTGGTCAGCGAGTCCGACTTCGTCGCTGTACAGGCCGTCAGCGCTAGGCGCCGGCCGCCCGACGGCGCCCGCCGCAGTTATCTGCTAGTTGGGCTGCTGCGCTGCGGAACCTGTGGGCGCAGCATGGAATCCCAGCTCAGTCACGGAAACCCCGCCTACCGGTGCCGCCACGGCCGTACCAGCGCCCACCCGACCAGCACGCGCCAAGAACCGAACCTCTACCTGCGCGAAGACATCATCCTCGCCCGGATATTCGTCCAACTACACACCGTCACGAGCCGTGACGCCGCCATCCTGGAGAAAATCGCAGGGCTCCAGCAGAACCCGAACGCAGCTGGCCTGGTCAGTTTCCTGCGAGCGCACAACCTCACGATCGAATGCCGCACCACGAACATCTCGCTCGAACCCGACCATGAAAGGTCGATCATCATCCGGCCAGCCAGCCACTCCCCCGAACGGCAAGTAAGAATTCCTCGGCAGCGTGGTCAACAGCAGACACAGAAGCTAGGCATCGTCAACAACTGA
- a CDS encoding PASTA domain-containing protein yields the protein MRRKVVRVARTFTVLLLLLVMTTTSCGRTDRPGTPISPAPTTSSAILTMPDVVGENAAVAVDELQTLGFKSIDLGTVDGRWMVILPQNWRVQTQSAKAGTRLASESKIVLGCARIGGTHWP from the coding sequence ATGAGGAGGAAGGTGGTCCGCGTGGCTCGCACGTTCACCGTTCTGCTTCTCCTCCTGGTAATGACCACGACGAGTTGCGGGCGCACCGACCGGCCGGGAACGCCCATCTCACCGGCCCCGACGACGAGCTCGGCGATACTGACGATGCCGGACGTGGTCGGGGAGAACGCCGCCGTGGCCGTCGACGAGCTGCAAACACTCGGCTTCAAGAGCATCGACCTGGGTACGGTGGACGGTCGGTGGATGGTCATCCTGCCGCAGAATTGGAGGGTACAGACGCAGTCGGCGAAGGCGGGGACGCGGCTGGCCTCTGAGTCGAAGATTGTCCTCGGTTGCGCTCGTATCGGCGGGACACACTGGCCGTGA
- a CDS encoding mechanosensitive ion channel family protein, whose protein sequence is MIVLLAVAPLTDLTAWVGSSGLEIVLFISGAVLLARTTRWTSQRATRRIANRSPSGGVDPIRSERDKHLHVLANGIRWAVVVVIYCVTAILVLQRLNVPITGLIAPAVVAGMALGMGAQRLVQDILAGFFIIVERQYGFGDIVRISALGSETGVGGTVEEVTLRVTRLRTADGEVVIVPNGQIVQVTNASRDWARAVVDVPVPSTADIRKVRAVLEQVGLDVYLDEQLRPLLLDPPSALGVETLEVDTLRVRMVARTLPGKQFLVGRELRSRVAASLQTEGILVPAGLGTADPITTP, encoded by the coding sequence GTGATCGTGTTGCTGGCAGTCGCTCCGCTGACCGACCTCACCGCCTGGGTCGGCAGCAGCGGGCTCGAGATCGTGCTGTTCATCAGCGGCGCGGTGCTGCTGGCACGCACCACCCGGTGGACAAGCCAGCGGGCAACTCGGCGCATCGCGAACAGGTCACCGTCAGGTGGTGTGGACCCGATCCGCTCCGAGCGGGACAAGCATCTCCACGTCCTCGCCAACGGGATCAGGTGGGCGGTCGTCGTCGTCATCTACTGCGTGACCGCGATTCTCGTCTTACAGCGGCTCAACGTGCCGATCACTGGACTGATAGCGCCCGCGGTGGTCGCCGGGATGGCACTTGGTATGGGTGCGCAGCGCCTGGTGCAGGACATCCTCGCCGGGTTCTTCATTATCGTCGAGCGTCAGTATGGCTTCGGTGACATCGTGCGAATCTCGGCGTTAGGATCCGAGACCGGGGTCGGCGGCACCGTCGAAGAGGTCACGCTCCGCGTTACCCGGCTGCGCACCGCCGATGGCGAGGTTGTCATCGTTCCCAACGGGCAGATCGTGCAGGTGACCAACGCGTCACGGGACTGGGCCCGAGCCGTCGTTGATGTGCCGGTACCGAGCACCGCCGATATCCGCAAGGTCCGCGCAGTTCTGGAACAGGTGGGCCTCGATGTCTACCTTGATGAGCAGCTGCGGCCGCTGCTGCTCGACCCGCCCTCGGCCCTCGGTGTGGAGACCCTGGAGGTGGACACGCTTCGGGTACGCATGGTGGCGCGCACGCTGCCCGGCAAACAGTTCCTGGTCGGTCGCGAACTTCGCTCCCGGGTCGCGGCTTCGCTCCAGACGGAGGGGATTCTCGTGCCAGCAGGGCTGGGCACCGCCGACCCCATCACCACACCATGA
- a CDS encoding DUF1876 domain-containing protein, with translation MTHIRTWNVEISISEHEDERNTYAEARLHSGARPMLRGEGQARRRPSDQEVPEIGDELAVARALSDLGHRLLEAAVADIEQFTDKPMRLAR, from the coding sequence ATGACACACATCCGTACCTGGAACGTCGAGATTTCGATCAGCGAGCACGAGGACGAGCGAAACACCTATGCGGAGGCGCGGCTGCACAGCGGTGCGCGGCCGATGCTGCGCGGCGAGGGGCAGGCGCGGCGTCGGCCGTCGGATCAGGAGGTCCCCGAGATCGGCGACGAGCTCGCCGTCGCCCGCGCGCTCTCCGATCTGGGTCACAGGCTGTTGGAGGCCGCCGTCGCAGATATCGAGCAGTTCACTGACAAGCCGATGCGTCTGGCGCGCTGA
- a CDS encoding DUF2202 domain-containing protein, with protein sequence MTSSMRTAGGLAHEPWRSCAGFCGLDVVDQPSGVLTAGEGRALRRLAEEVKLGRDLITEFADRYEPFPGRLAWSQVRELLAVRTLLDRYGLSDPTVGLAPGGFTEVAVRARYDGLRAAGRRDRAAALAAVAAHACDVIALLGRDLAATTAPDVRHTCLHVLAAAHQQLRVVQAWSSR encoded by the coding sequence GTGACATCGAGCATGCGGACTGCGGGCGGGCTGGCCCACGAGCCGTGGCGCAGCTGTGCCGGCTTCTGTGGCCTGGACGTCGTTGATCAGCCGTCCGGTGTCCTTACGGCGGGCGAGGGCCGGGCTCTGCGGCGGCTCGCCGAGGAGGTCAAGCTGGGTCGTGACCTGATCACCGAGTTCGCCGACCGGTACGAGCCGTTCCCCGGCCGCCTCGCTTGGAGTCAGGTGCGGGAGCTGCTGGCTGTGCGAACGCTACTCGACCGCTACGGCCTGTCTGATCCCACCGTCGGCCTCGCGCCGGGTGGGTTCACGGAGGTGGCGGTACGGGCCCGCTACGACGGCCTGCGGGCCGCCGGGCGCAGGGACCGTGCGGCCGCGCTGGCAGCGGTGGCAGCGCATGCCTGCGACGTGATCGCGCTGCTCGGCCGCGACCTCGCCGCGACCACCGCTCCCGACGTCCGGCACACCTGCCTGCATGTGCTCGCCGCGGCGCACCAGCAGCTGCGCGTGGTGCAGGCGTGGAGCAGCCGTTAG
- a CDS encoding universal stress protein: protein MRTSRPSVVAGVSGSPSSQRAVEAAAREAARHGCPLHLVHAFNWLPTLTALASVNPGPAGQKLVRAAAAAAARVAPDLSVTTQLVEGSAVTGLLRKSHAAAMTVIGDGDLNSRICLPRDAVATQIVARAPCSVMVTRAAPLSDGPVLVGVNGSAASELALDFAFDAAAQRTTNLIIVHVWDSATCTEQDHALRVSALARLVAAREDRYPLAADVRVLEGEPATVLRYVAQDAGLVVVGARGRQAYGGLLGSVAQTLLHHSPAPVVIVRGLMPTMAPRPKSRPAAVVVALTS, encoded by the coding sequence ATGCGAACCTCGCGCCCATCGGTCGTGGCCGGCGTCAGTGGCTCGCCCTCCAGCCAGAGGGCGGTCGAGGCCGCCGCGCGCGAGGCGGCACGGCACGGATGTCCATTACACCTGGTGCACGCGTTCAACTGGTTGCCCACGCTCACCGCGCTGGCTTCTGTCAATCCCGGGCCGGCCGGGCAGAAATTGGTACGAGCTGCCGCGGCCGCCGCTGCCCGGGTCGCTCCGGACTTGAGCGTCACGACGCAGCTCGTGGAAGGCTCCGCCGTGACGGGACTGCTCCGGAAGTCCCATGCCGCGGCGATGACCGTCATCGGCGACGGCGATCTGAACTCCCGTATCTGCTTGCCCCGCGATGCCGTGGCAACCCAGATCGTGGCCCGGGCGCCCTGCAGCGTGATGGTGACCCGAGCTGCACCGCTGTCGGACGGCCCAGTCCTGGTCGGGGTCAACGGATCCGCCGCGTCCGAACTGGCCCTCGACTTCGCCTTCGACGCCGCCGCCCAGCGCACGACGAATCTGATCATTGTCCATGTGTGGGACTCCGCGACCTGCACCGAGCAGGACCATGCCCTCCGCGTCTCGGCTCTTGCCCGCCTCGTCGCCGCTCGCGAGGACCGGTACCCGCTTGCGGCGGACGTCCGTGTGCTCGAGGGGGAACCGGCCACCGTGCTGCGCTACGTGGCACAGGACGCGGGGCTCGTCGTCGTGGGGGCACGGGGCCGGCAGGCGTACGGAGGTCTGCTCGGATCCGTGGCGCAGACATTGTTGCATCACTCGCCCGCGCCCGTCGTGATCGTCCGGGGCCTCATGCCGACCATGGCCCCTCGCCCGAAGAGCCGTCCAGCCGCCGTCGTGGTGGCACTGACGTCATAG